One Salvia splendens isolate huo1 chromosome 1, SspV2, whole genome shotgun sequence genomic window, CGAGATTTGATTCCTAAGAAGCTTGCTGAAGCAGTTTGGAAGCACATCACAACTTATAAAACTTCCATTCCCAAGTTCCCAACAACAGAAACTTGTGAATTACTTATAGTGGATAGATCAATTGATCAGGTGCCAAAAGCTCAATTTACTACACTTTATCTACTCAAGAATAACTTATTCTTAGTTtttatctttttgtttttttgttggaCATTTCCAGATCGCTCCCATCATTCATGAATGGACGTACGATGCTATGTGTCATGATTTACTTGAGCTGGAAGGAAATAAATATGTACACGAGGTAAATGTCTTTGTCTAAGCAGCCTAATTGGAGACTTGGAACTTTCTGATGGTATTTAGTGGATGCAAGATTCCTAGCAAATCGGGTGGTGAGCCTGAACAAAAAGAAGTCCTCTTGGAAGATAATGATGTTCTCTGGGTTGAGCTCAGACATGCTCATATCGCTGAGGTGTTTTCTCATTCATGCATATTTTTCCCTTCAAAGACTCTTTTCCTAAGGATCTCTATTAATTACTCATATCTGCCATCTTAATGTTCTTACCTAAAATTTTAGGCTAGTGAGCGGTTGAGTGAGAAGATGACCAACTTTGTTTCCAAAAACAAAGCAGCTCAATTACAACAGAGGTTTGTGTTTACATACTTCATCTGTTCTGAAATATAACTATGATATCTTGCATTTCTGCTCATGAAATCAGAATATGCTTCAGTGTTGCTAAATAATGGAACATGTGCTCAACTCCTATTCTCATTAACTTGGGTCCATTATATTCAACTGGAGAAAGGGAAACTGCATTGCACATTTGTACTTATCCTGTAGACAACATCCATGTTTcttttccattgtaatttctAACGATTTACATTCTGCTTTCTTGAAGGGATGGTAGTGAGCTGTCCACAAGAGACATACAGAAAATGGTTCAAGCTTTGCCACAATATAATGAACAGATGGAGAAACTCTCAATCCATGTTGCGGTTGTTTCTAAACTCAAAATTCTGAAGATCATTTCATATTGTCATTTACTAATGTATTTCGTGTATTTGGGTTTACATATCAATCCACTTGATCTTAAATAGAGTTATACTGTTCCTCCTGAGctagaaaaaggaaatgaacaCTGATCTTGTTATCCTTTTCTCCATTAGATTGCTGGTAAACTCAATGAACTTATCAGAGAATTGGATCTTCGGGACCTTGGACAACTGGAGCAAGATCTTGTATTTGGCGATGCAGGAACCAAGGAAGTTATCACTTATCTGAGATCGAACCAGGTAATACCTCAATGCTTCTGGTAGCACTTTGCTTCTCGATTCAGCTATATTTGTCATTAAGATGGCAGGATAAATCATTTTCTTTACCCTTCAGGACGGATCAACTGAGAATAAGTTGCGGCTTTTGATGATATATTGTTGTGTCAGCCCAGAAAAGTTTGAGGGTGACAAGGCAGGAAAACTCATGCAGGTTGTGATCTCTCTATCTCCCCACTCCATTTCTGTGTGTTGAGTAAATAGGATCTGACACACACATTGACGGTTCATATTTGCATATTGAGCATGAAAAAACTCATTTCTCTACGATTTAGTATCTCCTCGATTGATGATGTTATGCTTATCCTGATACTATATTATACCATGGCTATTTGCCTATATCTACGAACCATGTGCTTTACTAGCTCTAGCTGACTAACCATACTAATGACGCTACTTTCTCTAGTTGGCAAAATTAACAGAAGAGgacatgcaaagtgtcacaaatatgaaattaattgaagCAGCAGATTCCAGAAAGACTTCAAAGGGTACCTTCTCTCTTAAATTTGATTCAGCAAAGgtaaatattaattctaaagTAAAGCTTGCAAGAATGAGTGTAGTACTGAGGCCTGAATGTAACTGATTCCTTGCTCACCAGAAAACAAATGCAGAAAGAAAGGATCGAGCTGGAGATGAAGAGGAGGGATGGGCACTATCCCGGTTTTATCCCAAGTTAGAGGTTTGTTTGTTCTTATAAATTAAAAGCATTACACTGTCATCATATAGGAAGGTGGATCTGGAATGTTCGTTTGGTGGGGCATCCTAGACCTTGTAAACAGAAACTCACCTGTTTGGCCCTTTTACATATTTAATCTGGTTTGTTTCTCAGGAGTTAATTGAGCAGTTGGCCAAAGGAGGTTTGCCAAAAGACGAGTACGAATGCATGAACTCTGCTGGCTCTTCCAACGAATCAATTAGTGGAGGTGGCTCAAAAATTCCACCAACTAAACCAGCCCAGTCTACTACAGCTCCCCATTCTATGAGATCAAGACGGACTGCACAGTGGGCCAAATCTCGTACTTCTGATGATGGATATTCAAGGTATTGACTTAGGAACTTGTTTTCCTACTGTTCATGAATTTACTCTATAGATTAGCAGTTTTATCTCAATGCCACCATTATTTTAGTTtgattattacaaatgtgtttTATATATCATCTCTATCTTCTATGATTTCCAGTGATTCAGTCTTGAAAACTGCCAATACTGATTACAAAAAGATGGGACAGCGGATCTTTTTATTCGTAATTGGTGGAGCAACAAGATCCGAGGTAAATATTCTGGTTGTTACACTTTCCATTGAAAGATAAGAGTGCTGCAATGTTTGTGCTCAAGCTGAGACATTACGCTGTGTCGTCAGCTTAGGGTTTGCCATAAACTTACAACCAAATTCAGGAGGGAAGTAGTCCTTGGATCAACTAGTCTTGATGATCCACCTCAATATATTAAGGTAAAATTCAGATTTTCTGTTTTTTCAACAATTTGATATTAGCAcgagatgatcaaaatatctGCTTCAGCATCATCCATTCATCGGTATCATGTTGTTTTGCAGAAACTTAAGCTATTGTCGGAAAAGGGGCTTCCAGTGGATAACAATATGTTTTTCTGAAAAACGAAAGGTTTATTATGCCCCTCGATTGAAGGTTAGTCTATTTCATGCAAAACACATGAAAATCCCCTCACATCCTTCATGTACTGGTTAATAGTACTATCAATCTGGTTTGTGGTTTAGTGTCTAATTT contains:
- the LOC121809345 gene encoding protein transport Sec1a-like, whose protein sequence is MSFSDSECSQAAEYKTLRMVSRDRLLYEMLQDSKVGGQRSSWKVLIMDKVTVKVMSHSCKMADITDQDVSLVEELFKRREPMPSMDVVYFIQPARENLVMLLSDMSGREPLYRKAYIYFSTPVPKDLVSHIKSDSSVMPRIGALREMNLEYFPIDTQAFTTDQENALYELFGGENTRKADACLNLMASRIASVFASLKEFPFVRYKKASKEGDDVSKNSRDLIPKKLAEAVWKHITTYKTSIPKFPTTETCELLIVDRSIDQIAPIIHEWTYDAMCHDLLELEGNKYVHEIPSKSGGEPEQKEVLLEDNDVLWVELRHAHIAEASERLSEKMTNFVSKNKAAQLQQRDGSELSTRDIQKMVQALPQYNEQMEKLSIHVAIAGKLNELIRELDLRDLGQLEQDLVFGDAGTKEVITYLRSNQDGSTENKLRLLMIYCCVSPEKFEGDKAGKLMQLAKLTEEDMQSVTNMKLIEAADSRKTSKGTFSLKFDSAKKTNAERKDRAGDEEEGWALSRFYPKLEELIEQLAKGGLPKDEYECMNSAGSSNESISGGGSKIPPTKPAQSTTAPHSMRSRRTAQWAKSRTSDDGYSSDSVLKTANTDYKKMGQRIFLFVIGGATRSELRVCHKLTTKFRREVVLGSTSLDDPPQYIKKLKLLSEKGLPVDNNMFF